One genomic segment of Candidatus Melainabacteria bacterium includes these proteins:
- a CDS encoding AAA family ATPase produces MTTVNSITQTPPTWPGNIIVKEAKLIVIPEEESSSAHSIGVAENQDQVAYEPHLRQKIELIQKLKSEADIKNLAAAWQYVFALIPPAWAGAKWLIKNIAARQARSEIDGCIAKAVKSLGGEEYFNDDLLSVNLRTPRRVAKAILEADFNKPKNVMNDVQRAVIQLLGSTQHSQASLDEFLEHKRTARGLLLALEALYLRSDTVVDPNDVKDIFIPYLEKPHEVPLIYGEKSSLDCIRRIITLNWKLPIRGFKIPVPDLKTPTYRMEIYSVMKEFLERAKKVEEGTIEEQETKEGLYGIDPLYLRTPLVSVPRRFRDEVEKFREKLVEAFKNENELGETSPNYHIMVPTTISGVLELSSEIPKAQWNEEAEKLEAQQRLNEKRFVVFKKWANDITPMSNEEARNCFFTSFDNDQMEVLGGLPEDKRKNLLKVVSEFDSYKTKEDLNEALLSLLDLLKLDTEVLGQKLTQNNSEKGLLFFKYLNQLMEKRIAIGNDPPRPYREFVNQENKNRVLQSCRKIVQDTIFFRATPRGYEFFTEPHLGLDSVPAQALALNHKLTRCFNDEEGYVDAHGLKGLVLKPAVRSLYGNDSNSATHRTFLLSGPPGTGKSSLAETIANQLALPLVLLTPGMVTVKKGDVKIKHGEKPQTVSEFIHTVNKTAPCVLLMDEVNKILPPRKGANLNEIPTDAFLSQMEPKGTESHLSTKVVLIMTTNLPLTEEIDVSSIDDKGYSGSIEEQLYKYVDYGVMREGRSDKKIFIFHKLFTEEQGTLFAKRFLEPYVKSRRIKGQVNYAEAGKTVMNYTPATVEKVFEDYVKSTQGQVTQEDMLSELKKRPGVIRYHFDPRVSGLMEGTINSLVYGLKVKKIGTPAPDAKKLAIRVQELNLTDEQFTDAIVQLAPQVLTQENILTAFEKVRKLGS; encoded by the coding sequence ATGACTACAGTAAACAGTATTACACAAACACCACCGACCTGGCCCGGAAACATAATTGTAAAAGAAGCAAAGCTTATAGTTATTCCTGAAGAAGAAAGTTCAAGTGCACATTCAATAGGAGTTGCAGAAAATCAAGATCAAGTGGCTTATGAACCTCATCTTAGGCAAAAAATAGAATTAATCCAAAAGCTAAAAAGTGAAGCTGATATAAAAAATCTGGCTGCAGCTTGGCAGTATGTTTTTGCTTTAATACCTCCTGCTTGGGCAGGTGCAAAATGGCTTATAAAGAATATTGCAGCTAGACAAGCAAGATCTGAGATTGATGGGTGTATTGCAAAAGCTGTTAAATCTTTAGGAGGGGAAGAATACTTTAATGATGATCTCCTGTCAGTGAACTTAAGAACTCCACGGCGTGTAGCAAAAGCTATACTTGAGGCTGACTTTAATAAACCAAAAAATGTTATGAATGATGTACAAAGGGCAGTTATTCAGTTGCTTGGCAGTACACAACATTCTCAGGCAAGCCTTGATGAGTTCCTAGAACATAAGCGCACAGCTAGAGGATTATTATTAGCATTAGAGGCTCTTTATCTAAGAAGTGATACTGTAGTTGATCCTAATGATGTAAAAGATATTTTTATTCCGTATCTTGAAAAACCTCATGAAGTTCCCCTTATATATGGTGAAAAATCTTCACTTGACTGTATTAGAAGAATAATAACTTTAAACTGGAAATTACCTATAAGAGGATTCAAGATTCCAGTACCAGATTTAAAGACACCAACATACAGGATGGAAATCTACTCTGTAATGAAAGAGTTTCTTGAAAGAGCAAAAAAAGTAGAAGAAGGAACAATTGAAGAGCAAGAAACAAAAGAAGGATTGTATGGAATTGATCCGCTTTATCTAAGGACGCCATTGGTTTCAGTTCCACGCAGGTTCAGAGATGAAGTTGAGAAGTTTAGAGAAAAGCTTGTAGAAGCATTTAAAAACGAAAATGAATTAGGCGAAACTTCACCTAATTACCATATAATGGTGCCTACTACAATAAGCGGTGTGCTTGAGCTTTCTTCTGAAATCCCAAAAGCACAATGGAACGAGGAAGCTGAAAAGTTAGAAGCTCAACAACGGTTAAATGAAAAGAGATTTGTAGTGTTCAAAAAATGGGCTAATGATATAACCCCAATGTCAAACGAAGAAGCAAGAAATTGCTTTTTCACTTCATTTGATAACGACCAGATGGAAGTTCTAGGTGGTTTACCAGAAGATAAAAGAAAAAACTTGCTAAAAGTAGTATCTGAGTTTGATAGCTACAAAACAAAAGAAGACCTTAATGAAGCACTCTTGAGTTTATTAGATCTTTTAAAACTTGATACTGAAGTACTAGGACAGAAATTAACTCAAAATAATTCAGAGAAAGGGCTACTGTTCTTTAAATATTTAAATCAACTGATGGAAAAAAGGATTGCAATTGGTAATGATCCACCACGTCCATATAGGGAGTTTGTAAACCAAGAAAATAAGAACCGTGTTTTACAATCATGTAGAAAAATTGTCCAGGACACTATTTTCTTTAGAGCTACTCCAAGAGGATATGAGTTTTTTACAGAGCCACACTTAGGCCTAGATTCTGTACCAGCTCAAGCATTAGCTTTGAACCACAAATTAACCCGTTGCTTTAATGATGAAGAAGGATACGTAGATGCGCATGGTTTAAAAGGACTTGTGCTGAAACCTGCTGTAAGAAGTCTCTACGGGAATGATAGTAACAGTGCAACGCATAGAACTTTTTTACTTTCAGGACCACCTGGAACTGGTAAATCTTCTCTTGCTGAAACTATTGCAAACCAACTTGCACTTCCACTAGTTTTGCTAACTCCTGGTATGGTTACCGTTAAGAAAGGCGATGTAAAAATTAAACATGGAGAAAAGCCTCAAACTGTTAGTGAGTTTATTCATACAGTAAACAAGACTGCACCATGTGTTTTATTAATGGATGAAGTTAATAAGATTCTTCCTCCCAGAAAAGGTGCTAACCTAAATGAAATACCAACTGATGCATTCCTCTCTCAAATGGAACCAAAAGGAACTGAATCCCACTTATCAACAAAAGTTGTTCTTATTATGACAACTAATCTACCACTAACTGAAGAAATTGATGTTAGCTCAATTGATGATAAAGGATATAGTGGTTCAATTGAGGAGCAGTTGTATAAATATGTAGATTACGGTGTAATGAGGGAAGGAAGATCAGATAAAAAGATATTTATATTCCATAAACTTTTTACAGAAGAGCAAGGCACATTATTTGCAAAACGCTTCTTAGAGCCATATGTAAAATCTAGAAGAATTAAAGGTCAAGTAAATTATGCTGAGGCGGGCAAAACAGTAATGAACTATACACCTGCAACTGTTGAAAAGGTATTTGAAGACTATGTAAAATCCACTCAAGGACAAGTTACTCAAGAGGACATGTTAAGTGAATTAAAAAAACGTCCTGGTGTAATTAGATATCACTTTGATCCTAGGGTAAGTGGTTTAATGGAAGGAACGATTAATTCTCTTGTTTATGGACTTAAGGTAAAAAAAATAGGTACCCCAGCACCAGATGCAAAAAAATTAGCAATTCGTGTCCAAGAGTTAAACTTAACTGATGAACAATTTACAGATGCAATTGTGCAACTTGCTCCACAAGTCCTAACCCAAGAAAACATATTAACCGCATTTGAGAAAGTTAGGAAGCTAGGAAGTTAA